The following are from one region of the Rosettibacter firmus genome:
- a CDS encoding vWA domain-containing protein, giving the protein MFFDYLNISTDINFVYLIIFFLILAAYSFFIYKHTLPKVSSPVKTFLIILRSLTIILILLLVFEPIVTIAYKKIIKPKIYVYVDNSKSIVVKDSLKRIKDNINAVKELITVNNSEFNIHTFGVKVVPLSPDSLNKINNNESLTNFNNVISHLSKSEDNIAAAVIISDGIITEGTNPVYDAEKLNIPIYTVGIGDTSSYKDISIKEVIHNKFIYANKQTEIEALITNTGLSNKTISVSLFEEDKLISTKNITLSESGLNRIKFDYTPSRIGNVKLHLQTSQLKEEENPYNNKKTFFINVLKDKIKVVLIAGSPSPDLSAISKALEEDKSIELKKIIQITKNKFWDNFNNKVDSANVIILIDFPSINTSSNYSEQIFSKIEKNKIPFLIVVSNNTDIHQLKNFERILPFNINNISNNFIQIEPNIISNSIKLIFQKSFEENEWSNLPPLTRTTTELTPKPASEILVKGTSRNLSTNIPLIISMNLGSIKSFAILSGDLWKWQLLTAEKNPLFFSNFINNIIKWLNISEKQNQFIVRTNKKIFSTGEPIEFIAELYDNTFSPIDSAKINLVVYNQTQKYNLVLDKIKDGLFQTQLNINQPGNFYYEATAEYDGITLKSNKDRFTITDTEIEKLNTRMDVNFLNQLANSTNGKFYFIDDLNLLKEDLSKILKTASKEKISNIEIDLHTDKWTLIIIIILLTVEWVIRKRSGMI; this is encoded by the coding sequence ATGTTTTTCGATTACTTGAATATTTCTACTGACATAAATTTTGTTTACCTGATTATATTCTTTCTAATACTGGCAGCTTATTCTTTTTTTATCTATAAACATACATTACCAAAAGTATCATCTCCAGTTAAAACTTTTTTAATTATTCTAAGAAGTTTAACCATTATTTTGATTTTACTTCTGGTTTTCGAACCTATAGTTACAATTGCTTATAAGAAAATTATTAAACCAAAAATTTATGTTTATGTTGATAACTCAAAATCAATAGTAGTAAAAGATAGCTTAAAAAGAATTAAAGATAATATCAATGCTGTTAAGGAATTAATTACAGTTAATAATTCAGAATTTAATATTCATACATTTGGAGTAAAGGTAGTTCCCCTTTCTCCTGATTCATTAAATAAAATTAATAATAATGAATCACTGACAAACTTCAATAATGTTATTTCTCATCTTTCAAAATCAGAAGATAACATTGCTGCTGCAGTAATTATTAGCGACGGAATAATTACAGAAGGAACTAATCCAGTATATGATGCTGAAAAATTAAATATACCAATTTACACTGTAGGTATTGGTGATACTTCATCTTATAAAGATATTTCTATCAAAGAAGTTATTCATAATAAATTTATTTATGCTAACAAACAAACTGAAATTGAAGCTTTAATCACAAATACAGGTTTAAGTAATAAAACTATTTCGGTTTCTTTATTTGAAGAAGATAAATTAATCAGCACAAAAAATATTACTTTAAGCGAAAGTGGATTGAACAGAATTAAATTTGATTACACTCCATCACGGATAGGCAATGTAAAATTACATTTACAAACTTCTCAATTAAAAGAAGAAGAAAATCCTTATAACAATAAAAAAACATTTTTTATAAATGTATTAAAAGATAAGATAAAAGTTGTTTTAATTGCAGGGAGTCCTTCACCAGATTTATCAGCTATTTCAAAAGCACTGGAAGAAGATAAAAGTATAGAACTAAAGAAAATTATTCAAATAACAAAAAATAAATTCTGGGATAATTTTAATAATAAAGTAGATAGTGCAAACGTAATTATACTAATCGATTTCCCTTCAATAAATACTTCTTCCAATTATTCTGAGCAAATATTTTCAAAGATTGAAAAAAATAAAATACCTTTCTTAATTGTTGTTTCAAATAATACAGATATTCATCAATTAAAAAATTTTGAAAGAATATTACCTTTTAATATTAATAATATCTCAAATAATTTTATTCAAATCGAACCAAACATTATAAGCAATTCAATTAAATTAATTTTTCAAAAATCTTTTGAAGAAAATGAATGGTCAAATCTTCCTCCATTAACGAGAACCACAACAGAATTAACACCAAAGCCTGCAAGCGAAATTCTTGTAAAAGGAACATCAAGAAATCTTTCTACAAATATTCCTTTAATTATAAGTATGAATTTAGGTAGTATAAAATCTTTTGCAATATTATCTGGCGATTTATGGAAGTGGCAACTTTTAACTGCAGAAAAAAATCCTTTATTTTTTTCTAACTTTATCAATAACATAATTAAATGGCTTAATATTTCAGAAAAACAGAATCAATTTATTGTTAGAACAAACAAAAAGATTTTCTCAACTGGTGAACCTATTGAATTTATTGCTGAATTATATGATAATACTTTTTCACCTATTGATTCAGCAAAAATAAATTTAGTAGTCTATAATCAAACACAAAAGTATAACTTAGTTTTAGATAAGATAAAAGATGGCTTATTCCAAACACAATTAAATATTAATCAACCAGGAAATTTTTATTACGAAGCTACTGCAGAATATGATGGAATAACATTGAAAAGCAACAAAGATAGATTTACTATAACCGATACCGAAATTGAAAAATTAAACACCAGAATGGATGTTAATTTCTTGAATCAACTTGCAAATTCAACAAATGGTAAATTTTATTTTATTGATGATCTTAACTTATTAAAAGAAGATTTATCAAAAATTCTTAAAACTGCTTCAAAAGAAAAAATTTCTAATATCGAAATAGATTTACATACAGATAAATGGACTTTGATAATTATTATAATATTACTTACTGTTGAATGGGTTATAAGAAAAAGGTCTGGAATGATTTAG
- a CDS encoding ComF family protein, giving the protein MDIISQTIDFFLPRTCISCQSKLKKIEKYICNTCLAAIKRTDKEFLKNEFLRKFETEKIISDFYSLFVFEKDKALQTVIHDLKYNGNIKVGHYLGKLLGEYFYQEIKNWKAELIIPVPLFHLKKAERGYNQSYYISKGLSEITSISVSERALKRNRYTISQTELNLEERKENVKGAFTVKNKDLIVDKVIILVDDVITTGATISECGKVLKLNGASNVFALSIAIAQ; this is encoded by the coding sequence ATGGATATCATTAGTCAAACAATTGACTTTTTTCTACCGAGAACCTGTATATCCTGTCAATCAAAACTAAAAAAGATCGAAAAATATATTTGCAATACCTGTTTAGCTGCAATCAAAAGGACAGATAAAGAGTTTTTAAAAAATGAATTCTTAAGAAAGTTTGAAACAGAAAAAATAATTTCTGACTTTTATTCTTTATTTGTTTTTGAAAAAGATAAAGCACTTCAAACAGTAATTCACGATTTAAAGTATAATGGAAACATAAAAGTAGGACACTATTTGGGCAAATTACTTGGTGAGTATTTCTATCAGGAAATTAAAAACTGGAAAGCTGAATTAATAATACCTGTCCCGCTATTTCATTTAAAAAAAGCTGAAAGGGGTTATAATCAATCATATTATATTTCAAAAGGATTAAGTGAAATTACATCGATATCTGTAAGTGAGAGAGCACTAAAAAGAAATCGTTATACAATTTCTCAAACAGAATTAAATTTAGAAGAAAGAAAAGAAAATGTAAAAGGTGCTTTTACAGTTAAGAATAAAGATTTAATTGTTGATAAAGTCATAATTCTTGTAGATGATGTGATTACGACAGGTGCAACTATCTCGGAATGTGGAAAAGTATTAAAATTAAATGGTGCATCAAATGTTTTTGCTTTATCAATAGCAATAGCACAGTAA
- the argS gene encoding arginine--tRNA ligase, producing the protein MKNYLYTIFEKLSSRLDYLKNVDLIFTVPNQQSHGDYATNVAMILAKSLKRNPKDIANEIISNLDYDNSIIEKIEIAGPGFINFYFTKKYVTNVVKEIIEQSDNYGRWNKYKGKIAQVEFVSANPTGPLTVGHGRNAVTGDTIANLLEWIGYKVEREYYFNNAGRQMRILGDSVRLRYLELLGNKIDFPEEYYQGDYIKDIAKKLYEEYGDKLINEDAEGIFKKRAEKEIFEDINKTLSRLNIHFDNYFNENSLYEDGSIKKLLEVFEEKNLSYEKDNAIWLKLSELGNEKDKVIVKSTGEPTYRLPDIAYHITKFERNYDLIVDLFGSDHNATYPDVLAGLKALGYDINKVKVLIHQFVTIVQNGEVVKMSTRKANYITLDELIDEVGSDVVRYFFNMRSISSHLNFDVGLAKKQTEENPVFYLQYAHARISSILRMTKDENLNLSTENLELLTTDEEQNLLKKLYEFPDEVLYSAENFEPHRLCIYLEELAALFHKFYTECRIIGSRKELAEARIALIVAVQIVLRNGLKILGVTAPEKM; encoded by the coding sequence TTGAAAAATTATCTTTATACTATTTTCGAAAAGCTCTCTAGTAGACTGGATTACTTAAAAAATGTTGATTTAATTTTTACTGTACCTAATCAGCAGTCGCATGGAGATTATGCGACTAATGTTGCAATGATTTTAGCAAAGTCATTAAAAAGAAATCCAAAAGATATTGCTAATGAAATTATTTCTAATCTTGATTATGATAATTCAATTATAGAAAAAATTGAAATTGCTGGACCAGGTTTTATTAACTTTTATTTTACAAAAAAATATGTGACAAATGTAGTTAAAGAAATAATAGAACAATCAGATAATTATGGTAGGTGGAATAAGTATAAAGGTAAAATTGCACAGGTAGAATTTGTATCTGCAAATCCAACAGGACCATTAACAGTTGGACATGGTAGAAATGCAGTTACAGGAGATACAATCGCAAATCTATTAGAGTGGATTGGTTATAAAGTAGAACGAGAATACTACTTTAATAATGCTGGTAGACAAATGCGTATACTTGGTGATTCTGTGCGTCTGCGATATCTTGAATTATTGGGGAATAAAATTGATTTTCCAGAAGAATATTATCAAGGAGATTATATAAAAGATATTGCAAAGAAATTATACGAAGAGTATGGTGATAAATTAATTAACGAAGATGCTGAAGGTATTTTTAAAAAGAGAGCAGAAAAAGAAATATTTGAAGACATTAATAAAACACTGAGTAGACTCAATATTCACTTTGATAATTATTTCAATGAAAATAGTTTGTATGAAGATGGTAGTATAAAAAAATTACTTGAAGTATTTGAAGAAAAGAATTTATCTTATGAGAAAGATAATGCTATCTGGCTTAAACTTTCTGAGCTGGGAAATGAAAAAGATAAAGTAATAGTTAAATCAACTGGCGAACCTACTTATCGCTTACCTGATATTGCATATCATATTACGAAGTTTGAAAGAAATTATGATTTAATTGTTGATTTATTTGGCTCTGACCACAATGCTACATACCCTGATGTTCTGGCAGGACTAAAAGCACTCGGTTATGATATTAATAAAGTAAAAGTGCTAATTCATCAATTTGTTACAATTGTTCAAAATGGCGAAGTTGTAAAAATGTCTACACGAAAAGCAAATTATATCACACTCGATGAACTGATTGATGAAGTCGGTAGTGATGTAGTTAGATACTTTTTTAACATGCGAAGTATTTCAAGTCATCTTAATTTTGATGTAGGTTTGGCTAAAAAACAAACAGAAGAAAATCCAGTATTTTATCTGCAATATGCTCATGCAAGAATATCTTCGATTTTAAGAATGACAAAAGATGAAAATCTAAATCTTTCTACTGAAAATCTTGAATTATTAACTACTGATGAAGAACAAAATCTCTTAAAAAAATTATATGAATTCCCAGACGAAGTTTTATATAGTGCAGAAAATTTTGAACCACATAGATTATGTATATACCTTGAAGAACTTGCAGCATTGTTTCATAAATTTTATACAGAGTGTAGAATAATTGGAAGTCGAAAAGAATTAGCAGAAGCAAGAATAGCACTGATTGTAGCTGTTCAAATAGTTTTAAGAAATGGTCTTAAAATTTTAGGAGTAACAGCACCCGAAAAAATGTAG
- the rsfS gene encoding ribosome silencing factor yields MDSLKFAKQIAQLILNKKGYDIKILDIRKISTISDFFVICSAEVDKQVKAIADEVEEKLTKKGIKCFSKEGYETLNWVILDYFDVIVHIFRNETRNYYNLEKLWGDAPLISFDNEEESTIKSTNKKSKSTTKKKTE; encoded by the coding sequence GTGGATTCATTAAAATTTGCAAAACAGATTGCTCAATTAATACTTAATAAAAAAGGCTACGATATCAAAATACTCGATATTCGTAAAATATCTACTATTTCTGACTTTTTTGTTATCTGCTCGGCAGAAGTTGATAAACAGGTAAAAGCAATAGCAGATGAAGTAGAAGAAAAACTTACTAAAAAAGGAATTAAGTGTTTTAGCAAAGAAGGATACGAAACTTTGAACTGGGTTATTTTAGATTACTTTGATGTAATAGTTCATATATTTAGAAATGAAACAAGAAATTATTATAATCTTGAAAAACTCTGGGGTGATGCCCCATTAATTTCTTTCGATAACGAAGAAGAATCAACTATAAAAAGTACTAACAAAAAATCTAAAAGTACCACAAAAAAGAAAACGGAGTAA
- a CDS encoding LytR C-terminal domain-containing protein, with protein MYLKISDAKTTTNTDLQLPSDIIQVEVLNGCNVSGVADRFTEYLRNNGFDVVNIGNYINNDMDETIIIDRTGRKANAYKVAEALGVKRENVIQQLNDNYFLDVSIIIGKDYYNLKPLK; from the coding sequence TTGTATCTAAAAATTTCTGATGCTAAGACTACAACTAATACAGATCTACAATTACCTTCCGATATTATTCAGGTTGAAGTTTTAAATGGTTGCAATGTTTCTGGTGTTGCAGATAGATTTACAGAATATTTAAGAAACAATGGATTCGATGTTGTTAATATTGGTAATTATATTAACAATGATATGGATGAAACAATAATTATTGATAGAACTGGAAGAAAAGCTAATGCATATAAAGTTGCAGAAGCTCTTGGAGTAAAAAGAGAAAATGTAATTCAACAATTAAATGATAATTACTTTCTCGATGTTTCTATTATTATTGGAAAAGATTATTATAACTTAAAACCATTAAAATGA
- a CDS encoding RidA family protein: MYEQKIREILGFDLPNAPKPIAAYVPANRIGDFIFTSGQLPIKNGKLIAEGKVGYEVGEEKAKECAQMCVVNCLSAIKSLIGDLDRIEQIVKLTVYVNSRIGYLEQPKIANGASEFLINVFGEKGKHARSAVGVSDLPLNAPVEIEMVVLVK; encoded by the coding sequence ATGTATGAACAAAAAATTCGAGAAATATTAGGTTTCGATCTTCCAAATGCACCCAAACCAATTGCAGCTTATGTACCAGCTAACAGAATTGGAGATTTTATTTTTACCTCGGGGCAGCTACCAATTAAAAATGGTAAATTAATAGCCGAAGGGAAAGTAGGTTACGAAGTAGGAGAGGAAAAAGCAAAAGAATGCGCTCAAATGTGTGTTGTTAATTGTTTAAGTGCAATTAAATCATTGATAGGCGACCTTGATCGAATTGAACAAATTGTGAAGTTAACTGTCTATGTAAATTCCAGAATTGGATATTTAGAGCAACCAAAAATTGCTAATGGTGCATCAGAGTTTTTAATTAACGTATTTGGTGAAAAAGGGAAACACGCACGCTCTGCAGTAGGTGTTAGTGATTTACCATTAAATGCACCTGTTGAAATTGAGATGGTAGTTTTAGTAAAGTAA
- the mazG gene encoding nucleoside triphosphate pyrophosphohydrolase gives MTGEKFEELYNIMKRLRKECPWDREQTHDSIKGATIEETYELIEAIDEKNYDEMKAELGDLLLHILFHSVMAEEDKHFNINDVIDTIKEKLIRRHPHVFGEVKVNGTDEILKNWEEIKLSEGRESILEGVPKNLPSLARAYRLQEKASKIGFDWSNKEDVWKKVLEEINEMHACEKLNNHKKLEEEIGDVFFALTNYARFLGINPENALRITNEKFIARFNYVESKIKESGKSITQSSLEEMDKYWEESKSKL, from the coding sequence ATGACTGGTGAAAAATTTGAAGAACTATACAATATTATGAAAAGATTAAGAAAAGAATGTCCATGGGATCGAGAACAAACTCACGATTCAATTAAAGGAGCAACGATAGAAGAAACTTATGAATTGATAGAAGCAATAGATGAAAAAAATTATGATGAAATGAAAGCAGAACTTGGAGATCTTTTACTTCATATTTTGTTTCACTCTGTAATGGCTGAAGAAGATAAACACTTCAATATAAATGATGTTATTGATACAATAAAAGAAAAATTAATTCGACGTCATCCACATGTATTTGGTGAAGTAAAAGTAAATGGCACAGATGAGATTCTTAAAAACTGGGAAGAAATTAAATTATCAGAAGGGAGAGAATCGATTCTGGAAGGTGTTCCAAAAAATTTACCCAGTTTAGCAAGGGCATATAGATTGCAAGAAAAAGCTTCCAAGATAGGATTCGACTGGAGCAATAAAGAGGATGTATGGAAAAAAGTTTTAGAAGAAATAAATGAAATGCATGCCTGTGAAAAATTGAATAATCATAAAAAATTAGAAGAAGAAATTGGGGATGTCTTTTTTGCTTTAACAAATTATGCAAGATTTCTTGGTATTAATCCAGAGAATGCGTTGAGAATAACCAACGAAAAATTTATTGCACGTTTTAATTATGTTGAAAGTAAAATTAAAGAAAGTGGTAAATCTATAACTCAATCTTCTCTCGAAGAGATGGATAAATACTGGGAGGAAAGTAAATCTAAATTATAA
- a CDS encoding PhoH family protein: MQGVEEEVNAIEKVFKEMIFVLNTTGKLQANDVETIIDLTLQGKEIISENEYDNIVLYSKKDVIKAKTPNQVQYIKSVRENDICFAIGPAGTGKTYLAVALAVAALKKGLVKKIILARPAVEAGESLGFLPGDFREKIDPYLRPLYDALEEMLPLEQLRNYIEKGIIEIVPLAYMRGRTLNNAYVILDEAQNATGMQMKMFLTRLGPNSKAIITGDITQIDLPSYSQSGLVQVKEILKGIEGVSFVYFDKTDVVRHKLVKDIIDAYEKHYNGNKS, translated from the coding sequence ATTCAGGGTGTCGAAGAAGAAGTTAATGCTATCGAAAAAGTTTTTAAGGAAATGATTTTTGTTCTAAATACTACAGGAAAATTACAGGCTAATGATGTAGAAACTATAATCGATTTAACACTTCAAGGTAAAGAAATTATAAGTGAGAATGAATATGATAACATAGTTTTATATTCTAAAAAAGATGTTATAAAAGCTAAAACACCAAATCAAGTTCAATACATAAAATCTGTTAGAGAAAATGATATCTGCTTTGCTATTGGTCCAGCTGGCACCGGTAAAACTTATCTGGCAGTTGCTTTAGCAGTGGCTGCACTCAAAAAAGGTTTGGTGAAAAAAATAATATTAGCACGACCTGCTGTAGAGGCTGGAGAAAGTTTAGGATTTTTACCCGGAGACTTCAGAGAAAAAATTGATCCATATTTAAGACCTCTTTACGATGCACTTGAAGAAATGTTACCTTTAGAACAACTGAGAAACTATATTGAAAAAGGAATTATTGAAATTGTACCACTTGCTTATATGCGAGGTAGAACACTTAATAACGCTTATGTAATTCTTGATGAAGCACAAAATGCTACTGGCATGCAAATGAAAATGTTTTTAACAAGATTAGGACCAAATTCTAAAGCAATAATTACTGGTGATATAACACAAATCGATTTACCTTCATATTCTCAAAGTGGACTAGTTCAGGTAAAAGAAATATTAAAAGGTATTGAAGGTGTAAGTTTTGTTTATTTTGATAAGACAGATGTTGTTCGCCATAAACTTGTAAAAGATATTATTGATGCTTACGAAAAGCATTATAATGGAAATAAAAGTTGA
- a CDS encoding LysM peptidoglycan-binding domain-containing protein: MKVYKYLFGIIALILLSANVFAQEQEMTKEEWQNEINRLTERKASLTTELNALKKEVADLKATNEKLQSYDDCMKELYSMVGATKADVDNFRTKLDALTKKIDNKEAPKADRQAELDGMKKNKISALPEFFDKVHNQLQRKLDAWVEAPKEINYTVVKGDCLWNIAKKKEHYDNPFAWPIIYRANRDKIKNPDLIYPKQVFKIPNLTEEEKAKYDKIRRNYKPAPPAQTAK; encoded by the coding sequence ATGAAAGTTTACAAATATTTATTCGGAATTATAGCTTTAATACTCCTCTCCGCTAATGTTTTTGCGCAGGAGCAAGAAATGACAAAAGAGGAGTGGCAAAATGAAATAAATCGTTTGACTGAAAGAAAGGCATCTTTAACAACAGAATTAAACGCACTTAAGAAAGAAGTTGCTGATTTGAAAGCTACAAATGAAAAACTACAAAGTTATGATGATTGTATGAAAGAATTATATTCTATGGTAGGTGCAACAAAAGCTGATGTTGATAATTTTAGAACTAAACTTGATGCATTAACCAAAAAAATTGACAATAAAGAAGCTCCAAAAGCAGATCGACAGGCAGAATTAGATGGGATGAAGAAAAATAAAATATCTGCTCTTCCAGAATTTTTTGATAAAGTTCATAATCAATTACAAAGAAAACTTGATGCATGGGTAGAAGCTCCAAAGGAAATTAATTATACTGTTGTAAAAGGTGATTGCCTCTGGAATATTGCTAAAAAGAAAGAACATTATGATAATCCATTTGCCTGGCCAATTATTTACAGAGCTAATCGTGATAAAATTAAAAATCCAGATTTGATTTATCCTAAACAGGTATTTAAGATTCCTAATTTGACAGAAGAGGAAAAGGCTAAATATGATAAAATTAGAAGAAATTACAAGCCAGCTCCTCCAGCACAAACTGCAAAATAA
- the radC gene encoding RadC family protein, which translates to MSRVKELPPDDRPREKLILRGAQSLSDAELIAILLRTGTKGKNVIQIAQSLISKYGNLNILSMQTIDAIRNFPGIGKDKAATLIAAFEISRRADAQKKWFSNKKITSPQDVAEIFIPLLRDEVKEKFYVICLNTANKIIKYELISVGNLNSSVVHAREIFKVAIENNSANIILLHNHPSGNPDPSKEDISITRKLVEAGNLLEIKVFDHLIIAGNNYTSLVEKRLI; encoded by the coding sequence ATGTCGAGGGTAAAAGAACTACCACCTGACGATAGGCCCAGAGAAAAATTAATTTTAAGAGGTGCACAAAGTCTTTCTGATGCAGAATTGATTGCTATATTATTAAGGACAGGAACTAAAGGAAAAAATGTAATTCAAATTGCACAAAGCTTGATAAGTAAATATGGAAATTTGAATATACTCTCTATGCAAACTATAGATGCAATAAGAAATTTCCCGGGTATAGGGAAAGATAAAGCAGCTACATTAATAGCTGCATTTGAAATAAGTAGAAGAGCTGATGCACAGAAGAAATGGTTCTCAAATAAAAAAATTACATCTCCACAGGATGTAGCAGAAATTTTTATTCCTCTATTACGTGATGAAGTAAAAGAAAAATTTTATGTAATATGCCTTAATACTGCTAATAAAATTATAAAGTATGAACTAATCTCAGTAGGTAATTTAAATTCAAGTGTTGTACATGCAAGGGAAATATTTAAAGTTGCAATTGAAAATAATTCTGCAAACATAATTTTACTTCACAATCATCCAAGTGGTAATCCAGACCCAAGCAAAGAAGATATTTCTATAACCAGAAAATTAGTTGAAGCTGGAAATTTATTGGAGATAAAAGTTTTTGATCACCTGATTATAGCCGGGAACAACTATACCAGTTTAGTTGAAAAAAGGCTGATTTAA
- the guaA gene encoding glutamine-hydrolyzing GMP synthase codes for MTHPQKILVLDFGSQYTQLIARRIRESKVYSEILPCNVPIEKIINEKPTGIILSGGPMSVYDEDALTVDRKIFDLNIPVLGICYGMQLIAKYFNGKVEPAKNREYGKVQLQIIDKDELLEDVTNKSIVWMSHGDFITELPEGFIVTAKTENSPICAISDSKRKIYGLQFHPEVAHTQEGKKIIDNFLFHICKCKPDWTPENFITTTINDIKEKVGNKKAICALSGGVDSSVAAVLVHRALKENLICIHVDTGLMRKNESSEIIKLFRDNFNIQLIFVDASDLFLERLKNVIDPEKKRKIIGNTFIEVFENEARKFQDAEFLVQGTLYPDVIESVSVKGKSVTIKTHHNVGGLPEKMNLKLIEPFRELFKDEVRAIGKELGLPELFINRHPFPGPGLAVRVLGEITKERLDILREADDIFINLLHEEGYYNQIWQAFAVLLPVQSVGVMGDSRTYENVLALRAVTSVDGMTADWFRFDYNFLEKVANKIIRSVKGINRVVYDISSKPPSTIEWE; via the coding sequence ATGACTCATCCACAAAAAATATTGGTATTAGATTTTGGTTCTCAATATACTCAATTGATTGCTCGCCGCATTCGTGAATCTAAAGTTTATTCTGAAATTTTACCCTGTAATGTTCCAATAGAAAAAATTATAAATGAAAAACCAACTGGAATCATCCTTTCTGGTGGCCCAATGAGTGTTTATGATGAAGATGCTCTTACAGTCGATAGAAAAATATTTGATCTGAATATTCCAGTACTTGGTATTTGTTATGGAATGCAATTAATAGCAAAATATTTTAATGGTAAAGTTGAACCTGCAAAAAATAGAGAGTATGGAAAAGTTCAATTGCAAATCATTGACAAAGATGAATTGCTTGAAGATGTTACGAATAAATCAATTGTGTGGATGAGTCACGGCGATTTTATAACTGAATTACCAGAAGGTTTTATAGTAACAGCTAAAACAGAAAATTCGCCTATCTGTGCAATATCAGATTCAAAAAGAAAAATTTATGGACTTCAATTTCATCCAGAAGTAGCACATACACAGGAAGGTAAAAAAATCATCGATAATTTTTTATTTCATATTTGTAAATGTAAACCTGATTGGACTCCGGAAAATTTTATTACAACAACAATTAATGATATTAAAGAAAAAGTTGGTAACAAAAAAGCAATTTGTGCTTTAAGTGGGGGAGTTGATTCTTCTGTTGCAGCAGTTTTAGTGCATCGAGCATTAAAAGAAAATTTAATTTGTATTCATGTCGATACTGGCTTGATGAGAAAAAATGAAAGTTCTGAAATTATTAAATTATTTCGAGACAATTTTAATATCCAGTTAATATTTGTTGATGCTTCAGATTTATTTTTAGAAAGATTAAAAAATGTAATCGATCCGGAAAAGAAAAGAAAAATAATTGGCAACACTTTTATCGAAGTCTTTGAAAATGAAGCTCGTAAATTTCAAGATGCAGAGTTTTTAGTACAGGGAACATTATATCCTGATGTAATAGAATCTGTTTCTGTAAAAGGGAAATCCGTTACAATTAAAACTCATCACAACGTTGGTGGTCTTCCAGAAAAAATGAATTTAAAATTAATTGAACCTTTTCGAGAATTATTTAAAGACGAAGTGCGTGCAATAGGGAAAGAATTAGGATTACCTGAATTATTTATTAATCGTCATCCCTTCCCTGGTCCTGGACTTGCTGTTAGAGTTTTGGGTGAAATAACAAAAGAAAGATTAGATATTTTACGCGAAGCTGATGATATTTTCATTAATTTATTACACGAAGAAGGTTATTATAATCAAATCTGGCAGGCTTTTGCTGTATTACTTCCAGTTCAAAGTGTTGGTGTTATGGGAGATTCCAGAACTTATGAAAATGTACTGGCTTTAAGAGCTGTAACTTCTGTAGACGGAATGACAGCTGACTGGTTTCGATTCGACTATAACTTTTTAGAGAAAGTAGCAAATAAAATAATTCGTTCTGTTAAAGGAATAAATCGTGTAGTATACGATATAAGTTCAAAACCACCTTCAACAATTGAATGGGAATAA
- the gcvH gene encoding glycine cleavage system protein GcvH, translating to MNIPNNLKYTKDHEWLKIDGNIGYIGITDFAQSELGDIVFVDIKPDLKEVKMGEPFGTIEAVKTVSDLYAPVDGKIIEINPKINSEPQLINSDPYGEGWIIKIELTNPQQVNELLNAEEYEAQLSS from the coding sequence ATGAACATTCCGAATAATCTGAAATATACAAAAGATCATGAATGGCTAAAGATTGATGGTAATATTGGTTATATTGGCATCACCGATTTTGCTCAAAGTGAATTAGGTGATATAGTTTTTGTCGATATTAAACCTGATTTAAAAGAGGTCAAAATGGGTGAACCTTTTGGTACTATAGAAGCAGTAAAAACAGTAAGTGATTTATATGCACCAGTTGATGGAAAAATTATTGAGATTAATCCTAAAATTAATAGTGAACCACAATTAATTAATTCAGATCCATATGGCGAAGGATGGATAATTAAAATTGAATTAACAAATCCACAACAAGTTAATGAACTATTGAATGCCGAAGAATATGAAGCACAACTGAGTAGTTAA